One genomic window of Staphylococcus hsinchuensis includes the following:
- the cls gene encoding cardiolipin synthase yields the protein MVDIFAMLYSHTNIIINVILIGAFLLNVIFAFTIIFMERRSASSIWAWILVLFLLPILGFVIYLLFGRQIQRQQIFKIDREDQIGIEMIVNEQMEALKNDDFSKGNHQIVKYKDMVQMLLYNNAAFLTTDNEIKVFTDGADKFESLIDDIYAAKDYIHIQYYIFRNDQLSNRILTALEHKLDEGLEVRMLYDDMGSRTLKFKDFKNFRKKNGHFESFFPSKLPLINLRMNNRNHRKVVIIDGHIGYVGGFNVGEEYLGLKKKFGYWRDTHLRIVGDAVNALQLRFMLDWNSQSSREDIKYEDRYFPDVKSGGTKGVQIASSGPDETWEQIKYGYLKMIASAKQSIYIQTPYFIPDQAFLDAVKIAALGGVEVNIMIPNKPDHPFVFWATYKNVASLLDAGVNIFHYDNGFLHSKTVVIDDELASVGTANMDHRSFTLNFEVNAFIYDTEIAQQLKRAFQDDLKVSHRLTKELYEKRSNWIKFKEGISQLLSPIL from the coding sequence ATGGTAGATATTTTCGCAATGTTGTATAGTCACACCAACATCATCATCAACGTTATTTTAATTGGTGCCTTTTTATTAAATGTTATCTTTGCTTTTACAATTATATTTATGGAAAGGCGATCTGCCAGTTCGATTTGGGCATGGATATTAGTACTATTTCTGTTACCCATACTAGGATTTGTAATCTACTTGTTATTTGGTAGACAAATTCAACGTCAACAAATCTTTAAGATAGACAGAGAAGATCAAATCGGTATAGAAATGATCGTCAATGAACAAATGGAAGCCTTAAAAAATGATGATTTTTCAAAAGGAAACCATCAAATTGTTAAGTATAAAGATATGGTACAAATGTTGTTATATAACAATGCAGCGTTCTTAACAACCGATAATGAAATTAAAGTGTTTACAGACGGTGCTGACAAATTTGAATCTTTAATAGACGATATTTATGCAGCTAAAGATTACATACACATTCAATATTATATTTTCAGAAATGACCAACTCAGCAACCGTATCTTAACCGCTTTAGAACACAAGCTTGACGAAGGTTTAGAAGTGAGAATGCTTTATGATGATATGGGATCTAGAACGTTAAAGTTTAAGGATTTTAAGAACTTCCGAAAGAAAAATGGTCATTTTGAATCGTTTTTCCCATCTAAATTACCGCTTATCAACTTAAGAATGAATAATAGAAACCATAGAAAGGTTGTTATTATTGATGGACATATTGGTTACGTGGGTGGCTTTAATGTAGGTGAAGAATATCTCGGATTAAAGAAAAAGTTTGGTTATTGGCGGGATACACATTTACGTATAGTTGGTGATGCTGTTAACGCATTACAATTACGTTTTATGTTGGATTGGAACTCTCAATCTTCTCGTGAAGATATTAAATATGAAGATCGTTACTTCCCTGATGTTAAGTCTGGCGGTACGAAGGGTGTTCAGATTGCCTCTAGTGGACCAGATGAAACTTGGGAACAAATTAAATACGGTTATTTAAAAATGATTGCTTCAGCTAAGCAATCCATCTATATTCAAACGCCATATTTTATTCCTGACCAAGCATTCTTAGATGCAGTGAAAATAGCTGCACTCGGTGGCGTAGAAGTCAACATTATGATTCCTAATAAACCAGATCACCCATTTGTCTTCTGGGCTACTTATAAAAACGTCGCTTCATTGTTAGATGCGGGAGTAAATATATTTCATTATGATAATGGATTCTTACATTCAAAAACAGTCGTTATAGATGATGAATTGGCGAGCGTCGGAACTGCAAATATGGATCACCGTAGTTTCACTTTAAACTTTGAAGTAAATGCCTTTATATATGATACGGAAATTGCACAACAACTTAAGCGCGCTTTCCAAGATGATTTAAAAGTGTCACATCGTTTAACGAAAGAACTTTATGAAAAACGCAGTAACTGGATTAAATTTAAAGAAGGTATTTCTCAATTATTATCCCCTATATTATAA
- a CDS encoding F0F1 ATP synthase subunit epsilon, whose translation MSTLSLDIVTPNGSVYDRDDVELAVLQTTAGDIGVMYGHIPTVAALEIGFAKINFDGGSEYIAVSEGFVEVRQEKLSIIVQTAEPANEIDVARAELAKSRAESHLNNESDDTDVNRAKRALERANNRIRVANLQ comes from the coding sequence ATGAGTACATTAAGCCTGGATATTGTCACTCCTAATGGTTCTGTTTACGACCGAGATGATGTTGAACTAGCAGTATTACAAACGACTGCCGGTGACATCGGTGTTATGTATGGACACATTCCTACAGTTGCAGCGCTAGAAATTGGCTTTGCGAAAATAAATTTTGACGGCGGTTCAGAATATATTGCAGTGAGTGAAGGTTTTGTTGAAGTCAGACAAGAAAAGTTATCAATTATTGTACAAACTGCTGAGCCTGCTAACGAAATAGACGTAGCTAGAGCAGAATTAGCTAAGTCTAGAGCAGAGTCTCACCTAAATAATGAGTCTGATGACACTGACGTTAATAGAGCCAAACGTGCATTAGAACGCGCGAATAACCGTATTCGTGTTGCAAATCTACAATAG
- a CDS encoding transglycosylase family protein — MKKTVITSTLALGLGVTGAVAGHSADAAEQNINKADLANKAQHNPEYLNEHPVHSGAYNYNFKYDKLHYDFESNGTYWSWKYGSNWYVNGDQGSNNQTQTKQVSHKSVAKPAVKQEAAPQTKATQQPKQTTTKQAQPAQKTTNESASTGSSVHVNSHLQQIAQRESRGNIHAINPSSGAAGKYQFLQSTWDSVAPAQYKGVSPANAPESVQDAAAMKLYNTVGPSQWVTA; from the coding sequence ATGAAAAAAACAGTTATCACTTCAACTTTAGCATTAGGCTTAGGCGTAACTGGCGCAGTAGCAGGACATTCAGCAGATGCTGCAGAACAAAATATCAATAAAGCAGACTTAGCTAACAAAGCTCAACATAATCCAGAGTATTTAAATGAACACCCAGTACATTCAGGTGCTTATAACTATAACTTCAAATATGACAAATTACACTATGATTTCGAATCAAATGGTACTTACTGGTCATGGAAATACGGCTCTAACTGGTACGTAAATGGTGATCAAGGTTCAAACAACCAAACTCAAACTAAACAAGTTTCTCATAAATCAGTTGCTAAACCAGCTGTAAAACAAGAAGCTGCTCCACAAACAAAAGCAACTCAACAACCAAAACAAACAACAACTAAACAAGCTCAACCAGCTCAAAAAACAACAAACGAATCAGCTTCAACTGGTTCTTCAGTACATGTAAACAGTCATTTACAACAAATCGCTCAACGCGAATCACGTGGTAACATCCACGCAATCAACCCTTCATCAGGTGCAGCAGGTAAATATCAATTCTTACAAAGCACTTGGGATTCAGTAGCACCAGCTCAATACAAAGGTGTATCACCAGCAAACGCTCCTGAATCAGTACAAGACGCTGCAGCTATGAAATTATACAACACTGTTGGTCCTTCACAATGGGTAACTGCATAA
- the thiM gene encoding hydroxyethylthiazole kinase produces the protein MTNNLEQLRTQNPLVICYTNDVVKNFTANGLLSLGASPAMSEAPEEAEDMLQVAQTLLINIGTLTKDQEMDIIKIGQTANKVGTPIVFDPVAVGASQYRKDFCKRFLEEVEVSVVKGNSSEVLTLIDSETKMKGTEGDHSLDVVNIAKSAHEQLKCAIIITGKTDVIAHNGQIVKLNNGSPLLAKVTGAGCLLGAVVASFVDQTQLSQLSINALIEAVSIYNIAAEQADNISQNKGPGTFAVELINYLSLITYDDYLTHHQVQEV, from the coding sequence ATGACGAATAATTTAGAACAGTTAAGAACTCAAAATCCATTAGTGATTTGTTATACCAATGATGTAGTAAAAAACTTCACTGCAAATGGTTTGTTAAGTCTAGGAGCAAGCCCTGCAATGAGTGAAGCGCCTGAAGAAGCAGAAGATATGTTACAAGTTGCGCAAACTTTGCTTATTAACATTGGTACATTAACGAAAGATCAAGAAATGGATATCATTAAAATTGGTCAAACAGCGAATAAAGTTGGAACACCTATCGTATTTGACCCGGTTGCAGTTGGCGCATCTCAATATCGAAAAGACTTCTGTAAGCGTTTTTTAGAGGAAGTTGAAGTTAGCGTCGTTAAAGGAAATAGTTCCGAGGTATTAACTTTAATTGATAGTGAAACAAAGATGAAAGGTACTGAAGGTGATCACTCATTAGATGTTGTTAATATTGCAAAATCAGCACATGAGCAGTTAAAGTGTGCCATTATTATTACTGGAAAAACAGATGTTATTGCTCATAATGGTCAAATTGTTAAACTAAATAACGGTTCTCCTCTATTAGCAAAGGTTACAGGCGCTGGTTGTTTATTAGGCGCTGTAGTAGCGAGCTTTGTAGATCAAACTCAACTTTCTCAGTTATCGATAAATGCACTTATCGAAGCAGTATCAATATATAATATTGCAGCGGAACAAGCAGACAATATTTCACAAAATAAAGGCCCAGGTACATTTGCAGTAGAATTAATCAACTATTTATCATTAATCACTTATGATGACTATTTAACACATCATCAAGTCCAAGAGGTGTAA
- a CDS encoding YwpF-like family protein, which translates to MKTFKAVRFQIVSENGGVTEYEIDDGVIINKESSGTGWLLEIVISDFHLETMQQYMDDETLLDIRVVITRPANDPALFDATIKHITQLERAISVVFECHIYTLRQVYAESLLEQLIDDGLTGDELKKTFNRMMQSKPRLKDEKLEKNE; encoded by the coding sequence ATGAAAACATTTAAAGCAGTTCGATTTCAAATTGTTTCAGAAAATGGTGGCGTAACAGAATATGAAATCGATGATGGTGTAATTATAAATAAAGAAAGTAGCGGCACAGGTTGGCTATTAGAAATCGTTATTTCTGACTTCCATTTAGAAACAATGCAACAATATATGGATGATGAAACTTTATTAGATATCCGTGTTGTCATTACACGACCAGCCAATGACCCAGCTTTATTCGATGCAACGATTAAACATATTACTCAATTAGAGCGTGCCATTTCTGTCGTTTTTGAATGTCATATCTATACATTAAGACAAGTTTATGCAGAAAGCTTACTTGAACAACTTATAGACGATGGTTTAACTGGAGATGAGTTGAAGAAGACATTCAACCGAATGATGCAATCTAAACCAAGATTGAAAGATGAAAAACTAGAAAAGAATGAATGA
- the murA gene encoding UDP-N-acetylglucosamine 1-carboxyvinyltransferase translates to MDKIEINGGNRLTGEVKVSGAKNAVLPVLTASLLASEGVSTLKNVPALSDVETINNVISTLNAEVSYNKEEETVTVDATKDLNEEAPYEYVSKMRASILVMGPLLARLGHAKVALPGGCAIGSRPIEQHIKGFEELGAELHMENGFIYASTKDGLKGTTIHLDFPSVGATQNIIMAASLAEGKSVIENVAREPEIVDLANYINEMGGNISGAGTDTITIQGVETLHGVEHSIIPDRIEAGTLLIAGAITRGDILVNGAIKEHMTSLIYKLEEMGVQLDYEDDAIRVSAEGALKPVDVKTLPHPGFPTDMQSQMMALLLTAEGHKVVTETVFENRFMHVAEFKRMNAQITVEGRSAKIEGKSELQGAQVKATDLRAAAALILAGLVAEGTTQVTELKHLDRGYVDLHGKLKALGADIKRIND, encoded by the coding sequence ATGGATAAGATTGAAATTAATGGTGGAAATAGATTGACGGGCGAAGTTAAAGTTTCTGGTGCGAAAAATGCAGTATTACCAGTATTAACTGCATCTTTATTAGCTTCTGAAGGTGTAAGTACTTTAAAGAATGTACCAGCTTTAAGTGATGTTGAAACAATTAATAATGTTATTTCAACTCTAAATGCAGAAGTTTCTTATAATAAAGAAGAAGAAACTGTAACTGTTGATGCTACGAAAGATTTAAATGAAGAAGCACCATATGAATATGTGAGTAAGATGAGAGCTAGTATTCTTGTGATGGGGCCACTATTAGCACGTTTAGGTCACGCAAAAGTTGCGCTCCCAGGTGGTTGTGCAATAGGTTCACGTCCAATTGAACAACATATTAAAGGTTTTGAAGAATTAGGTGCAGAACTCCATATGGAAAATGGATTTATTTATGCAAGTACGAAAGATGGTCTTAAAGGTACTACAATCCATTTAGATTTTCCAAGCGTAGGTGCAACTCAAAACATTATAATGGCTGCTTCATTGGCTGAAGGTAAATCAGTCATTGAAAATGTTGCACGCGAACCTGAAATTGTTGATTTAGCTAACTATATCAATGAAATGGGCGGTAATATTTCTGGTGCAGGTACTGATACGATAACAATTCAAGGTGTAGAAACATTACACGGTGTAGAACATTCAATTATCCCTGATAGAATCGAAGCAGGGACTTTACTCATTGCTGGTGCTATAACACGTGGTGACATTCTTGTTAATGGTGCAATTAAAGAACACATGACAAGTTTAATTTATAAATTAGAAGAAATGGGCGTACAATTGGACTATGAAGACGATGCCATTCGTGTAAGTGCAGAAGGTGCCTTAAAGCCAGTAGACGTTAAAACACTACCTCATCCAGGTTTCCCAACAGATATGCAATCACAGATGATGGCACTATTATTAACTGCAGAAGGACATAAAGTTGTAACTGAAACAGTGTTTGAAAATAGATTTATGCACGTGGCAGAATTTAAAAGAATGAATGCACAAATTACTGTAGAAGGCAGAAGTGCAAAGATTGAAGGAAAAAGCGAACTACAAGGTGCACAAGTAAAAGCAACAGATTTACGTGCTGCCGCAGCATTAATTTTAGCTGGACTAGTAGCTGAAGGAACGACTCAAGTTACTGAATTGAAACATTTAGATAGAGGGTATGTTGATTTACACGGAAAATTAAAGGCATTAGGTGCAGATATTAAACGAATTAACGACTAA
- the yidC gene encoding membrane protein insertase YidC, whose translation MKKKTLLPLLLGVMVLLSGCDYSKPENRDGFFFNTFVDPMSKLIHWLGSSFNNDYGLAIIVLVLAIRLVLLPFMLSNYKNSHMMREKMKVAKPEVNEVQEKVKRARTQEDKMAANQELMEVYKKYDMNPMKSMLGCLPVLIQMPIIMGLYFALKSNLAGFSHHPHFLWFNLAKPDILITIIAGVLYFLQAYVSSRSMPEEQKQMGYMMMVISPIMIIFVSLSSVSALGLYWSVSAAFLVVQTEVANMYYSKLAKKEVEPMLAKMNKEKTNKKGGNTQVVSNKKKKK comes from the coding sequence ATGAAAAAGAAAACGTTATTACCTTTATTGTTAGGTGTAATGGTTTTATTATCTGGTTGTGATTATTCTAAACCAGAAAATAGAGACGGATTTTTCTTTAATACTTTCGTCGATCCAATGAGTAAGTTGATTCATTGGTTAGGCTCAAGTTTTAATAATGATTACGGTCTTGCAATAATTGTCTTAGTTTTAGCGATTCGTTTAGTTTTATTACCATTCATGTTATCAAACTATAAAAATAGTCATATGATGCGTGAAAAAATGAAAGTTGCCAAACCTGAGGTAAATGAAGTACAAGAAAAAGTTAAACGTGCGCGTACTCAGGAAGATAAAATGGCAGCGAACCAAGAACTCATGGAAGTTTACAAAAAATATGATATGAATCCTATGAAGAGTATGTTAGGTTGTTTACCAGTACTTATTCAAATGCCTATTATCATGGGATTATACTTTGCATTGAAATCAAATCTTGCAGGTTTTTCTCATCACCCACACTTCTTATGGTTTAACTTAGCTAAACCAGACATCTTGATTACAATAATCGCGGGTGTGCTATACTTTTTACAGGCTTACGTATCATCAAGATCTATGCCTGAAGAACAAAAACAAATGGGTTACATGATGATGGTTATTTCCCCAATTATGATTATCTTCGTATCCCTAAGTTCAGTTTCTGCATTAGGTTTATATTGGTCAGTCAGTGCGGCGTTCTTAGTTGTACAAACTGAAGTTGCTAATATGTATTATTCTAAATTAGCTAAAAAAGAAGTTGAACCTATGCTTGCAAAAATGAACAAAGAAAAAACTAATAAAAAAGGCGGCAACACACAAGTCGTTTCTAATAAGAAGAAAAAGAAATAA
- a CDS encoding single-stranded DNA-binding protein has translation MINNIVIVGRLTKDPKLFEKEETYLTTFCVAVERNYKDRNQNNIVGFIYCKSFGKVAQNIVKYVNQGSLVAITGQMQSRKYVKDDQTHFISELYVETIKFLTSKHKDEIEPHTTKDNQEILEDTIQDSDLYEII, from the coding sequence ATGATTAATAATATCGTTATCGTCGGACGATTGACGAAAGACCCAAAGTTGTTCGAAAAAGAGGAAACCTATTTAACAACATTTTGTGTAGCTGTCGAAAGGAATTATAAGGATAGAAATCAAAATAACATAGTTGGTTTTATTTATTGTAAATCTTTTGGCAAGGTAGCTCAGAACATTGTTAAGTATGTCAATCAAGGATCGCTTGTCGCAATAACTGGTCAAATGCAATCAAGAAAATACGTTAAAGACGATCAAACACATTTTATTTCCGAGTTATACGTTGAAACAATTAAGTTTTTAACTTCAAAGCACAAGGATGAAATCGAACCCCACACTACAAAAGATAATCAAGAAATCCTCGAAGACACGATACAAGACAGTGACTTGTACGAAATCATTTAA
- the fabZ gene encoding 3-hydroxyacyl-ACP dehydratase FabZ has protein sequence METIFDYNQIKEIIPHRQPFLLIDRVVEYEEGQRCAAIKQVSGNEPFFQGHFPEYAVMPGVLITEALAQTGAVAMLNNEANKGKIALFAGIDKCRFKKQVTPGDTLYLEVEITKMKGPIGKGSAKATVDGQLACSCELTFAIQDNK, from the coding sequence ATGGAGACGATTTTTGACTATAACCAAATAAAAGAAATTATTCCTCATAGACAGCCTTTTTTATTAATTGATCGTGTCGTTGAGTATGAAGAAGGGCAACGTTGTGCTGCAATTAAACAAGTTTCTGGTAATGAACCATTTTTCCAAGGTCATTTTCCTGAATACGCTGTAATGCCTGGTGTATTAATTACAGAAGCATTGGCACAAACAGGTGCTGTTGCAATGCTTAATAACGAAGCAAATAAAGGTAAAATTGCTTTATTTGCTGGTATTGATAAATGCCGATTTAAAAAACAAGTAACACCTGGTGATACGTTATACTTAGAAGTAGAAATTACTAAAATGAAAGGACCAATCGGTAAAGGTAGCGCTAAAGCAACTGTCGATGGTCAACTTGCATGTAGTTGTGAATTAACATTTGCAATACAAGACAATAAGTAA
- the tenA gene encoding thiaminase II: MLFSEELKKDSQPIINDIYNDPFIQDMLHGELPKAATKFYLRADASYLKEFANIYALIIPKLSSLDDVKFLVEQIQFIVGGEVEAHEILADYVGEPYEEIVQEKVWPPSGDHYIKHMYFNAFAKENAAFTIAAMAPCPYVYQVIAKQALKDDALNQQSGLKKWFEFYSTEMDELVEVFDELMNKLTEHCTEDEKQEIKECFLQSTVHERNFFAMSYNEEAWSFGGDAHE, translated from the coding sequence TTGTTATTTTCTGAAGAATTAAAAAAAGATTCGCAACCAATTATCAACGATATTTATAATGACCCTTTTATTCAAGATATGTTACACGGCGAATTACCTAAAGCAGCTACAAAATTTTATTTAAGAGCAGACGCTTCTTATTTAAAAGAGTTTGCGAATATCTACGCATTAATTATTCCAAAGTTATCATCATTAGACGATGTGAAATTTTTAGTGGAACAAATCCAATTCATAGTGGGTGGAGAAGTAGAAGCGCATGAAATATTAGCAGATTACGTCGGTGAACCATATGAAGAAATAGTACAAGAAAAAGTTTGGCCACCAAGCGGCGATCATTATATTAAACATATGTATTTCAATGCCTTTGCTAAAGAAAACGCAGCATTTACGATTGCAGCAATGGCACCTTGCCCATATGTTTACCAAGTTATTGCTAAACAAGCATTAAAAGATGATGCTTTAAATCAACAATCTGGTCTGAAAAAATGGTTTGAATTTTACAGTACTGAAATGGACGAATTAGTTGAAGTATTTGATGAATTAATGAATAAATTAACTGAACATTGTACAGAAGATGAAAAACAAGAAATTAAAGAATGTTTCTTACAAAGTACTGTGCATGAACGCAATTTCTTTGCAATGTCATATAATGAAGAAGCGTGGTCATTTGGAGGAGATGCACATGAATAA
- the thiD gene encoding bifunctional hydroxymethylpyrimidine kinase/phosphomethylpyrimidine kinase, which produces MNKPKIALTIAGTDPTGGAGVMADLKSFHACGVYGMAAITSIVAQNTKGVQHIHNFDQSWLAEQMESIFDDELPQAIKTGMIASKPMMELIRDYLKKYPDLPYVIDPVMLAKSGDSLMEDDAKADLQNILLPYAMVATPNLPEAEEITGLTINDEQSIYQAGKVFINEIGSKGVVIKGGHSEDKQNAKDYLFTQNDVYTFEEPRYDTKHTHGTGCTFSAVITAELAKGKSIYEAVQKAKKFISLSIKHTPEIGQGRGPVNHFAYMKEVGLDDE; this is translated from the coding sequence ATGAATAAACCTAAAATAGCACTGACTATTGCAGGCACTGATCCTACAGGCGGTGCTGGTGTTATGGCAGATTTAAAATCATTCCATGCATGTGGTGTCTATGGAATGGCTGCTATTACAAGTATTGTTGCTCAAAACACGAAAGGTGTACAACACATTCACAACTTTGATCAAAGTTGGTTGGCAGAACAAATGGAGAGTATATTTGATGATGAATTACCTCAAGCGATTAAAACAGGGATGATTGCATCCAAACCCATGATGGAATTAATTCGTGATTATTTAAAGAAATATCCTGATTTACCTTACGTGATTGATCCAGTTATGCTTGCAAAAAGTGGAGATTCATTAATGGAAGATGACGCTAAAGCAGATTTACAAAATATATTACTTCCTTATGCAATGGTAGCAACGCCAAATTTACCTGAAGCAGAAGAAATTACTGGTTTAACTATTAATGATGAACAGTCTATTTATCAAGCAGGAAAAGTTTTTATCAATGAAATAGGCAGCAAAGGGGTCGTTATCAAAGGCGGCCATTCAGAAGATAAACAGAATGCAAAAGATTATCTTTTTACGCAAAATGATGTGTATACATTCGAAGAGCCACGTTATGATACAAAACATACACACGGTACAGGGTGTACTTTCTCAGCTGTCATAACTGCTGAACTTGCTAAAGGTAAATCTATTTATGAAGCGGTTCAAAAAGCGAAAAAATTCATTTCTTTAAGTATTAAACATACACCAGAAATAGGCCAAGGAAGAGGGCCAGTGAATCACTTTGCGTACATGAAAGAGGTCGGCTTAGATGACGAATAA
- the thiE gene encoding thiamine phosphate synthase, whose translation MFHKSDLKVYFICGSQDIPDGVTIHEVVREALEAGITMFQFREKGPGARVGDEKALLATELFKLCKEYHVPFIVNDDVTLAKQINADGIHLGQDDVAISDVASQFKDKIIGLSVGNVEEYHNSDLTNVDYIGVGPMYATRSKDDANHPVGPEMIPTLRQYVNDLPIVAIGGIDVNNANEIVEAGADGLSVISVIAKSENISETVQHLLQSVEQ comes from the coding sequence ATGTTTCACAAATCTGATTTAAAGGTTTACTTTATTTGTGGAAGTCAAGACATCCCTGATGGTGTTACAATACATGAGGTTGTAAGAGAAGCTTTAGAAGCCGGGATTACGATGTTTCAATTTAGAGAAAAAGGTCCTGGTGCTCGTGTAGGTGACGAAAAAGCATTACTTGCTACAGAGTTATTTAAACTTTGCAAAGAGTATCATGTGCCATTCATCGTAAATGATGATGTAACTTTAGCTAAACAAATTAATGCTGACGGTATTCATCTTGGACAAGATGACGTAGCCATAAGTGATGTAGCATCTCAATTTAAAGATAAAATCATAGGCTTAAGCGTAGGTAACGTGGAAGAATATCATAATTCGGATTTAACGAATGTTGATTATATTGGCGTAGGACCGATGTATGCGACGCGTTCCAAAGATGATGCGAACCATCCAGTAGGGCCAGAAATGATTCCAACCCTAAGACAATATGTGAATGATTTGCCAATCGTTGCAATCGGTGGCATTGATGTAAATAATGCTAATGAAATTGTTGAAGCTGGGGCAGATGGTTTATCGGTTATATCTGTTATAGCTAAAAGTGAAAACATCAGTGAAACTGTGCAACATTTATTACAATCTGTTGAACAATAG
- a CDS encoding HD domain-containing protein, protein MNSQNIIFNATHYMKQCHKHDTSGHDVAHVQRVVKIALHIAEQEQQGDRLVIQLAALLHDTVDSKLTDVTDATVKLQQFLKQQKLSQSQQSEIMFIINNMSYNNGANNHVELPIEGQIVRDADRLDALGAIGIARTFQFAGHFNEPMWVESEANHPLLDVEIDKQDTPPSAIKHFYEKLFKLKSLMHTKTGKKMAEERHDYMKRFVTQFFNEWYF, encoded by the coding sequence ATGAACTCACAAAACATTATCTTTAACGCAACACATTATATGAAACAATGTCATAAACATGATACAAGCGGACATGATGTTGCACATGTGCAACGTGTAGTGAAAATTGCACTACATATTGCTGAACAAGAACAACAAGGTGACCGATTGGTAATTCAATTAGCTGCCTTACTTCACGATACTGTCGATAGCAAGTTAACTGATGTCACAGATGCAACTGTGAAACTACAACAATTTTTAAAGCAACAAAAGCTTAGCCAAAGTCAGCAATCAGAGATTATGTTTATCATTAATAACATGAGTTATAACAACGGCGCAAATAATCATGTTGAATTACCTATTGAAGGACAAATCGTGAGAGATGCTGATAGACTAGATGCTTTGGGCGCAATTGGTATTGCACGTACGTTTCAATTTGCAGGTCATTTTAATGAGCCTATGTGGGTCGAATCAGAGGCAAATCATCCTCTATTAGATGTAGAAATTGATAAGCAAGACACACCTCCCTCAGCAATCAAACATTTTTATGAAAAATTGTTTAAACTCAAATCATTAATGCATACAAAAACAGGTAAAAAAATGGCTGAGGAACGTCATGATTATATGAAAAGATTTGTTACTCAATTTTTTAATGAATGGTACTTTTAA
- a CDS encoding DUF1146 family protein: MEYMGQFSIVHLILHVVCICIAYWALNAIRLDKIFKNGFALQVQVCMIFLAILLGTGVSNFIVDLLEFSTQIKFLTN; encoded by the coding sequence ATGGAATACATGGGACAATTTTCAATTGTTCATCTCATATTACATGTGGTTTGTATTTGTATTGCTTATTGGGCATTAAATGCGATTAGATTAGACAAAATATTTAAAAATGGTTTCGCATTGCAAGTACAAGTGTGTATGATATTTTTAGCGATTTTATTGGGAACTGGAGTCAGTAATTTTATTGTTGACTTATTAGAGTTTTCAACTCAAATTAAGTTTTTAACAAACTAA